One region of Mycobacterium riyadhense genomic DNA includes:
- a CDS encoding PPE domain-containing protein, giving the protein MHSGPGSAPMLVAAAALDKLADDLYSIAASYSSVLWTLGWLTSTAAQAEHITAQARTAASTSDTAFAATVTPPEIAASRARMASLIAGNVSVKTSRRSRPSRPSTGICRHRMPLRCIA; this is encoded by the coding sequence ATGCACTCAGGCCCCGGCTCAGCGCCGATGCTGGTCGCCGCGGCGGCCTTGGACAAATTGGCCGACGACTTGTATAGCATTGCGGCGTCCTACAGTTCGGTCCTGTGGACACTAGGCTGGCTGACGAGTACCGCGGCTCAGGCTGAGCACATCACTGCTCAAGCCAGAACCGCTGCCAGCACATCCGACACGGCCTTCGCCGCCACGGTGACCCCGCCGGAAATTGCGGCCAGCCGTGCTCGAATGGCATCGCTGATCGCGGGAAATGTGTCAGTCAAGACATCCCGGCGATCACGGCCCTCGAGGCCGAGTACGGGGATATGTAGGCACAGGATGCCGCTGCGATGTATCGCTTGA
- a CDS encoding SDR family NAD(P)-dependent oxidoreductase, with protein MELVGHTAVITGGTAGIGLESARLLASQGAAVIITGRNRARGEQAAETIGGNARFVQADMADAGSVNSLVQQCGEVDIIVNNAASFPSSLTVDQDMAVFESMFDTNVRGAYFLVAGLVPAMLRRGRGSIVNITTMAAFKGIPGASGYSASKAAVESLTRTWAAEFGPRGVRVNSVAPGPTRTQGVAAEWGDINEELGRALPLGRTAFAAEIAEAVLFLSSPRSSFITGSTLHVDGGGAAV; from the coding sequence GTGGAACTAGTGGGCCACACTGCAGTAATCACCGGCGGAACGGCGGGCATCGGACTGGAGTCTGCGCGCCTGCTCGCAAGCCAAGGAGCCGCCGTGATCATCACGGGCCGCAACCGAGCCCGAGGTGAGCAAGCGGCCGAGACTATCGGCGGCAACGCGCGATTCGTCCAAGCTGACATGGCAGACGCCGGGTCGGTGAATTCGCTTGTACAGCAATGCGGCGAGGTCGACATCATCGTCAACAACGCCGCGAGCTTTCCGTCCTCGTTGACCGTCGACCAGGACATGGCCGTCTTTGAGTCGATGTTCGATACCAACGTTCGCGGCGCCTACTTCCTGGTCGCCGGCCTGGTACCCGCAATGCTGCGGCGCGGACGTGGCAGCATCGTCAACATCACCACCATGGCGGCTTTCAAAGGAATCCCCGGCGCATCGGGCTACAGCGCCTCCAAGGCCGCCGTGGAATCGCTAACCCGCACCTGGGCCGCCGAGTTCGGGCCGCGAGGGGTGCGCGTGAACAGCGTCGCGCCGGGTCCAACCCGCACGCAGGGTGTCGCCGCTGAATGGGGCGACATCAACGAAGAACTCGGAAGAGCCTTGCCGCTGGGCCGCACCGCGTTCGCTGCCGAGATCGCCGAGGCCGTACTATTTCTGAGCTCTCCCCGATCCAGCTTTATCACCGGTTCGACCCTGCACGTCGACGGCGGCGGCGCAGCCGTCTGA
- a CDS encoding amidohydrolase family protein, protein MVFSADNHISLAADIFYERFPEDLKEKAPRIWYEDGAYQVGRKGQSFLPGDFSAVLMQYDDLPGAASTNIEARIQELHDDGVEKELAFPNAILALFHYPDKKLRELSFRIYNEYIAELQQRSNGHFYGAGLINWWDPQGTRRTLGELKALGLKTFLMPLNPGRDDDDNAIDYASTTMSAVWDEIEASGIPLAHHIGETPPKSPCQFNSVVVGMMINIDGFREMFAKYIFGGILDRHPRLRIGWFEGGIAWVPWALQDAEHLVASYQHMFNRPLEHDVRYYWDKHMSASFMVDPLGLELIDRIGVNKVMWSSDYPHNESTYGYSEKSLAAVVAAVGPDNAARIVSGNITELLGL, encoded by the coding sequence GTGGTTTTCTCCGCGGACAACCACATCTCCTTGGCCGCAGACATCTTCTACGAGCGGTTCCCGGAGGACCTCAAGGAGAAGGCGCCGCGCATCTGGTACGAGGACGGTGCCTATCAAGTCGGGCGCAAGGGGCAGTCGTTTCTGCCGGGCGATTTCAGCGCGGTACTGATGCAGTACGACGACCTGCCGGGCGCCGCCAGCACCAACATCGAGGCTCGCATCCAGGAGTTGCACGACGACGGCGTCGAGAAGGAACTCGCCTTCCCCAACGCGATCCTCGCGCTATTCCACTACCCCGACAAGAAGCTTCGCGAACTCTCGTTCCGGATCTACAACGAATACATCGCGGAACTCCAACAGCGCTCCAACGGCCACTTCTACGGAGCCGGGCTGATCAATTGGTGGGATCCGCAAGGGACTCGCCGGACACTGGGGGAACTGAAGGCATTGGGGCTCAAGACGTTTCTGATGCCGCTCAACCCGGGCAGGGACGACGACGACAACGCGATCGACTACGCGAGCACCACGATGAGCGCGGTCTGGGACGAGATCGAAGCATCCGGTATTCCGCTAGCCCACCACATCGGAGAAACGCCACCGAAGAGTCCATGCCAGTTCAACAGCGTCGTCGTCGGAATGATGATCAACATCGACGGATTCCGGGAAATGTTTGCCAAGTACATCTTTGGCGGCATCCTCGACCGCCATCCGAGGTTGCGCATCGGCTGGTTCGAAGGCGGAATCGCTTGGGTGCCGTGGGCGCTACAAGATGCCGAGCACCTGGTGGCGTCGTATCAGCACATGTTCAACCGGCCGCTGGAGCACGACGTGCGGTACTACTGGGACAAGCACATGAGCGCGTCGTTCATGGTCGATCCGCTGGGGCTGGAGTTGATCGATCGCATTGGGGTCAACAAGGTCATGTGGTCGTCGGATTATCCGCACAACGAAAGCACGTACGGCTATTCCGAAAAATCCTTGGCGGCCGTCGTTGCCGCCGTCGGGCCGGATAACGCGGCCCGGATTGTCAGCGGCAATATCACCGAACTCCTTGGGCTGTAA
- a CDS encoding SDR family NAD(P)-dependent oxidoreductase: MGGFGGKVAVVTGAGSGIGRALAVELARSGARLAISDIAADGLARTKELMRNGAEVRADRLDVTERAAFLAYADTVKDHFGKVNQIYNIAGIAFLGDIEVSQFKDIEKVLDVDYWGVVNGTKAFLPHLIASGDGHIVNMSSMFGLYGVPGQAAYNSAKFAVRGFTEALRQEMALAGHPVAVTVVHPGYVKTAIARNAAHAEGVDKEAGVKVFEKVATTSAERAARTILKAVRKKKGRVVVGPDAKALDLLVRIAPVGYQRIVAPLTARFQSSSR, translated from the coding sequence ATGGGCGGATTCGGCGGAAAGGTTGCCGTTGTCACCGGCGCGGGTTCAGGTATCGGACGGGCTCTGGCGGTCGAGCTGGCTCGATCCGGCGCGCGGCTGGCGATCAGCGACATAGCTGCCGACGGACTAGCGCGGACCAAAGAGCTCATGCGGAACGGCGCGGAAGTGCGGGCTGACCGGCTCGACGTCACCGAGCGCGCGGCGTTCCTCGCCTACGCCGACACGGTCAAGGACCACTTCGGCAAGGTCAACCAGATCTACAACATTGCCGGTATCGCGTTCCTGGGTGATATAGAAGTCAGTCAGTTCAAGGACATTGAGAAGGTACTGGACGTCGACTACTGGGGTGTGGTCAATGGAACAAAGGCATTCTTGCCGCACCTCATCGCGTCTGGCGACGGCCATATCGTCAACATGTCGAGCATGTTCGGTTTGTACGGCGTACCGGGTCAGGCCGCGTACAACTCGGCGAAGTTCGCGGTTCGTGGCTTTACCGAGGCGCTCCGCCAAGAGATGGCGTTGGCGGGCCACCCCGTGGCGGTCACGGTGGTGCATCCCGGATATGTCAAGACGGCGATCGCGCGCAACGCCGCACATGCCGAGGGCGTTGACAAGGAAGCCGGAGTCAAGGTCTTCGAGAAGGTCGCCACCACCAGTGCCGAACGCGCGGCGCGGACCATCCTGAAGGCGGTCCGCAAGAAGAAGGGCCGCGTAGTGGTGGGCCCGGACGCCAAGGCCCTGGACTTGCTTGTCCGTATCGCTCCGGTTGGCTACCAGCGCATCGTCGCGCCGCTGACGGCACGCTTCCAATCCTCGTCACGCTAG
- a CDS encoding ferredoxin encodes MKVIVDQGICASSGNCVRTAPEVFDQRDEDGVVVLLTASPPAGLAEGARKAAACCPALAIQIIEE; translated from the coding sequence ATGAAAGTGATTGTTGACCAAGGCATTTGCGCTTCATCGGGCAACTGCGTCAGGACCGCGCCCGAAGTTTTCGATCAACGCGATGAGGACGGCGTCGTCGTTCTGCTCACTGCGAGCCCACCGGCTGGGCTCGCCGAGGGCGCTCGCAAGGCTGCCGCCTGCTGCCCGGCATTGGCGATCCAGATCATCGAGGAGTGA
- a CDS encoding SDR family oxidoreductase, with protein MKVLVIGGSGLIGSQVVAQLRELGHEPVSASPSSGVNTVTGEGLAEAVAGMDTVVDVSNSPSWADDDVMNFFTTSTRNLLAAERAAGVRHHVALSIVGTDRVPGSGYLRAKAAQEKLIEESGAPYSIVRATQFFEFVLGIADSATDGDIVRLSHDAAIQPIAAKDVATAVTRAAIGQPLNGITNIAGPDKFGMDDLARAGLAAQGDSRQVVTDPTAPYFGAVLDDRSIVPVDGEEVTIFETHFSDWAAANLPSATR; from the coding sequence ATGAAGGTTTTGGTTATCGGTGGCAGCGGACTGATCGGATCGCAGGTTGTCGCCCAGCTCCGCGAGCTGGGACACGAGCCTGTCTCGGCATCGCCGAGCTCAGGCGTCAACACCGTGACCGGCGAAGGCCTTGCCGAAGCGGTCGCCGGCATGGACACGGTAGTGGATGTGTCCAACTCGCCATCCTGGGCCGACGACGACGTGATGAACTTCTTCACCACCTCGACTCGGAATCTGCTCGCGGCGGAGCGGGCCGCCGGCGTGCGGCATCACGTCGCGTTGTCGATCGTCGGCACCGACCGGGTGCCGGGCAGCGGCTACCTACGGGCCAAGGCCGCCCAGGAGAAGCTAATCGAGGAGTCGGGTGCCCCGTACTCGATCGTGCGCGCGACCCAGTTCTTCGAATTCGTCCTCGGGATCGCCGATTCGGCAACCGACGGAGACATCGTGCGACTATCACACGATGCGGCAATCCAGCCTATCGCCGCCAAGGACGTCGCCACCGCAGTCACGCGAGCGGCGATCGGCCAGCCGCTCAACGGGATTACCAATATCGCGGGACCCGATAAGTTCGGCATGGATGACCTCGCCCGTGCTGGCCTTGCTGCACAAGGTGATTCGCGTCAGGTCGTGACCGACCCAACTGCCCCGTATTTTGGTGCCGTGCTCGACGACCGCAGCATCGTTCCCGTCGACGGTGAAGAGGTGACGATCTTCGAGACTCACTTCAGCGACTGGGCCGCCGCTAACCTACCCAGCGCTACTCGTTAG
- a CDS encoding cytochrome P450 translates to MARAAGCPFAPPPDVMALAERKPLSRVRIWDGSTPWLITGYEECRELFSDSRVSVDDRAPGFPHWNAGMLATVHKRPRSVFTSDGEEHTRFRRMLSKPFTFKRVEGLRPTIQQITDVHIDAMLAGPQPADLVSTLALPVPSLVISQLLGVPYEDSEMFQRHANIGLARYATGAETVKGAIGLHKYLARLVETKMETPAEDAVSDLAERVKAGELSVREAAQLGTGLLIAGHETTANMIGLGVLALLENPDQATVLREAEDPKVVANAVEEMLRYLSIIQNGQRRVALEDINIAGEVIRAGEGIVIDLAPANWDPGTFSEPDRLYLHRSGADRNVAFGYGRHQCVGQQLARAELQIVYRTLLRRVPTLALAVPVADIPFKHDRLAYGVYELPVTW, encoded by the coding sequence ATGGCCAGGGCCGCGGGCTGTCCGTTCGCCCCACCGCCGGACGTCATGGCGCTGGCGGAACGAAAGCCGCTGTCTAGGGTTCGGATCTGGGATGGCAGTACACCGTGGCTGATCACGGGATACGAGGAATGCCGGGAGCTGTTCTCCGATTCCCGCGTCAGCGTTGATGACCGGGCGCCCGGGTTTCCGCACTGGAACGCCGGGATGTTGGCCACGGTGCACAAGCGCCCGCGATCGGTCTTCACCTCCGACGGCGAGGAGCACACTCGCTTTCGGCGAATGCTGTCGAAACCGTTCACGTTCAAGCGGGTTGAGGGCCTGCGCCCGACCATCCAGCAGATCACCGACGTTCACATCGACGCGATGCTGGCCGGGCCCCAGCCGGCGGACCTTGTCAGCACGCTGGCGCTGCCGGTCCCGTCGCTGGTGATCAGCCAGCTGCTCGGGGTGCCATACGAGGACTCCGAGATGTTTCAGCGCCACGCCAACATCGGCCTGGCGCGCTACGCGACCGGTGCGGAAACCGTCAAAGGCGCTATCGGCCTGCACAAATACTTGGCTCGGCTGGTGGAGACCAAGATGGAGACCCCGGCCGAAGACGCGGTTTCCGATCTGGCCGAACGGGTCAAGGCCGGCGAGCTCAGCGTAAGAGAGGCCGCCCAATTGGGTACCGGCTTGCTGATCGCCGGACATGAGACCACCGCGAACATGATCGGCCTCGGTGTGCTTGCGCTGCTGGAAAACCCGGACCAGGCCACCGTCCTGCGCGAAGCCGAAGACCCCAAGGTTGTCGCGAACGCGGTGGAGGAAATGCTGCGCTACCTCAGCATCATCCAAAATGGCCAGCGCCGCGTCGCTCTCGAAGACATCAACATCGCCGGAGAGGTCATCCGCGCCGGCGAAGGCATCGTGATCGACCTGGCACCGGCCAACTGGGATCCGGGGACGTTCTCCGAACCCGATCGGCTGTACCTGCATCGCTCGGGCGCCGACCGCAACGTCGCCTTTGGTTACGGCAGGCACCAATGTGTTGGCCAGCAGCTGGCCCGCGCGGAGCTGCAGATCGTGTACCGAACGCTGTTACGCCGGGTTCCGACGCTGGCACTGGCGGTCCCGGTCGCCGACATCCCGTTCAAGCATGACCGGCTGGCTTACGGAGTCTACGAACTGCCGGTTACCTGGTAA
- a CDS encoding TetR family transcriptional regulator has protein sequence MTTAGRQVRSDRATSTQEAILAAAERLFAEHGVFAVSNRQVSEAAGQGNNAAVGYHFGTKADLVRAIEHKHRGPVERLREQMVAALDDSAGMRDWVACLVRPLTEHLEALGNPTWYARFVAQAMTDPAYHNIIVKDALSSPSLVQVVDGISSCLPDLPVDVRFERNIMARNLLMHTCADLERALAAGASMPRHSWRAAATGLIDAIVGLWLAPVTPHE, from the coding sequence ATGACCACAGCCGGCAGGCAGGTCCGCAGCGACCGGGCCACTTCCACGCAGGAGGCAATCCTGGCGGCGGCCGAGCGATTGTTCGCCGAGCACGGCGTCTTCGCGGTTTCCAACAGGCAGGTCAGCGAGGCAGCCGGTCAGGGCAACAACGCCGCGGTCGGCTATCACTTCGGCACCAAAGCGGACCTGGTTCGCGCGATCGAGCACAAGCATCGCGGCCCCGTCGAGCGGCTGCGGGAGCAAATGGTGGCCGCCCTCGATGATTCCGCGGGAATGCGGGACTGGGTGGCCTGCCTGGTGCGACCGCTCACCGAGCACTTGGAGGCCCTCGGCAATCCCACCTGGTACGCCCGCTTCGTCGCGCAGGCGATGACCGATCCCGCCTATCACAACATCATCGTCAAGGACGCGCTCAGTTCCCCGTCGCTGGTTCAGGTTGTCGACGGCATCAGCAGCTGCCTTCCCGATCTGCCGGTCGACGTGCGATTCGAACGAAACATCATGGCCCGCAACCTATTGATGCACACCTGCGCCGATCTTGAGCGCGCGCTCGCTGCGGGCGCATCGATGCCCCGGCATTCCTGGCGGGCGGCCGCGACGGGCCTCATCGATGCGATCGTGGGCCTGTGGCTGGCGCCGGTGACTCCGCACGAGTGA
- a CDS encoding SDR family NAD(P)-dependent oxidoreductase, whose amino-acid sequence MGNELAAKVAVVTGGASGIGRGIVERFVAEGARVVIADIQQDLGQELASALGDAAAFEPTDVADPGQVAALVAMAVEKFGGLHIMVNNAGVSGTMHRRLFDDDLADFHRIMAVNVLGVMTGTRDAGRHMAAHGGGSIINLTSIGGIQAGGGVMTYRASKAAVIHFTKSAAIDLAYHEIRVNAIAPGNIPTPLLATSAANLDPAEVERFEAKIRQTMRDDRPLKREGAPGDIAEAALYFASERSRYITGTVLPVDGGTVAGKVIRY is encoded by the coding sequence GTGGGCAACGAACTGGCGGCCAAAGTCGCCGTCGTGACCGGCGGGGCCTCGGGAATCGGTCGCGGCATCGTAGAGCGGTTTGTGGCCGAGGGTGCCCGGGTCGTGATCGCCGATATCCAACAAGACCTGGGCCAGGAGCTGGCGAGCGCGCTCGGCGACGCGGCCGCTTTCGAGCCGACCGACGTCGCCGATCCCGGACAGGTCGCGGCACTGGTCGCAATGGCGGTCGAGAAGTTCGGTGGTTTGCACATCATGGTGAACAACGCCGGCGTCTCCGGGACCATGCACCGCCGGCTTTTTGACGACGATCTCGCCGACTTCCATCGCATCATGGCGGTCAACGTTCTGGGCGTGATGACTGGTACCCGGGATGCCGGTCGGCACATGGCCGCGCACGGTGGGGGATCGATTATCAATCTGACCTCGATCGGCGGGATCCAGGCCGGCGGCGGCGTGATGACCTATCGCGCCTCCAAGGCGGCGGTCATCCATTTCACAAAGTCCGCCGCAATTGACTTGGCTTACCACGAAATTCGGGTCAACGCGATCGCTCCGGGCAACATACCCACCCCGTTGCTGGCTACGTCGGCGGCGAATCTGGATCCGGCGGAGGTCGAACGGTTCGAGGCGAAGATTCGTCAGACGATGCGCGACGACCGGCCGCTGAAGCGCGAGGGCGCTCCCGGCGACATCGCGGAGGCGGCACTGTATTTCGCCAGCGAACGGTCGCGCTATATCACCGGTACCGTGCTGCCGGTCGACGGGGGTACGGTCGCGGGCAAGGTGATTCGATACTAG